Sequence from the Sphingobacteriaceae bacterium GW460-11-11-14-LB5 genome:
TAAAAGTGGCTATACATGGCATACACGGATGTGGATAGACGATATGTTTATGATAACCGCTTTACAGGCCCAGGCCTATAGGGTGACCAAAGATGACAAATATATCAATAGGGCAGCAAAGGAAATGGTATTGTACCTGGATTCACTTCAGCGGCCAAACGGCCTGTTTTATCATGCACCAGATGTTCCTTTCTTTTGGGCAAGAGGCAATGGATGGATGGCAGCCGGCATGGCCGAAATATTAACCTCCCTGCCCGCTAACAACCCCGATCGATCACGGATTTTGAAAGGTTATCAAATAATGATGGCTTCTTTGTTAAAATACCAGGCACCTTCTGGTTTGTGGCGGCAATTGATAGATGAACCCCTATCCTGGGAGGAAAGTTCATCAACAGGTATGTTTGCCTATGCCATGGTGGTAGGAGTGAAAAAAGGTTGGTTGGCTAAAGAAAAATATGCTCCGGCGGCAAGAAAAGCCTGGATAGGGCTGGTATCTTATCTCGATGAAAATGCCAATGTGAAAGAAGTATGTGAGGGTACTAATAAGAAAAACGATAAACAATATTACCTGGACAGAAAAAGGGTAACCGGTGATCTGCATGGACAGGCACCCATTTTATGGACAGCTGCAGCATTAATAGAACCATAGTTTTTAATTTTAACCATTCAGTTATCGCCAGTGCAAATTGGTCAATTTGTACCTTGTGAAATAAATTCTCGCTGATAGCTTAGTGGGCTTTTTCCTGTAGTAATTTTGAAATATTTATGGAAACTGGCCATGTTGTTAAATCCGCTTTCATAACACAATTGTTTGATATTGAGTTTGTTCTCTATCAATAGCCGGCAGGCATGGCCAACCTTTATTTCGGTTAAAAACCGTGAATATGTTTTGCCCGTTTTAGATTTAAAGTACCTGCAAAATGAATTTGGACTGATGACGGCTACACTTGCAATTTCTTCCAGATGTATTTTCCGCCTGAAATTTTCTAGCGTGAAATTGTATATCGCATTAATTTTTATATTGGAGGTTTCATCATAATCCTGCTTAAAACCGATGGAAGAAAGTTTAACAGTTTGATTGCAGTTGGCAATCAGGTTGAGCGCTTCCATTAATAATATGATGCGGGAAGCCCCGTCTGATTCCAGCATCCTTTCAAGCAGGCCGGCTACTTTTACCTTGATTTTACCATTCACTTGCAAGCCCCTTCTGCTGTTTTCCAATAAAGACTTAATGGCCTTGTTTTCGGGCAGGTTCAGGAATTGATCTCCCCAAAAGTTTTCGCTAAAATGTGCCACCCTAACATCAGCCTGTACGTTAGATTGATCTTTGAAATAACAATCATCAAATCTCCAGTAATGGGCAAGATGAGGGCCAACCAGTACAATATCCCCTGATCTAAAGCTTTTGATATTGTCGCCAATAAATTGTGTACCTACGCCTTTTTTTAGATGGATGAGTTCAATCTCCGGATGATAATGCCATTTGTTGTTCATGTAAGGAACCAGGTCTCTCCTCACGCTAAAAGACTGCGTAGGTGTAGTTGAAACTTTTAGTAATTGCGGTTTCATATCTGATTAGGTCTATATTCGGTCTATTAATATACCACAGAATTAGATATCGTTTTGTGGTTATGCCAATATTGTTGAGTCATTGGGTAATATTTTCCTGTTAGAAGATCTTATTCTTTTCGTTGTAAGAATAAAGGACTCAATCTCATCAGGAAATCACATTTATCCATTATGGCCCATTAAATAATTTTTCGGCCAGATAGGGGCTGAAATCCTTAATTCTGCTCGTTTCCATATCCTGTCGCGGCCATACTTTTATGCCGCTAACCGTTCCCTTTTGTGCCCAAACCAATAGCGGGCAGGCTGCAGATAGTATGTAAAATAATAAACCAATTAGCTGCTTTTTCATAATGGAATGATGTTAAAACACAAACATTTAGGGCAATGCTAATCAAAAAAAGAATAAATAAAATAAGGAAAAATAACACAATCGATTGCGGCATACGGAACAATCGATTGTGCTATTTTTAGGGCCTTCCAGGCCATATTCCGCTTAGCTTTTTACTATTTATTTTATTTAGTTTCGGTCTTTTTGAAATTGAAAACCGAATAATTTTATGCGAAAATTTACCTGTTTACTTTTATTTTTAGTCCCTTTAAATCTTTTGGCGCAGCCGTTTAAGTCGGTACAGGAGCTGATCAAGCGGCGTACACCATGGTTGACAAACCAAGTGGTTTTTAAACAGCTGCAAAGTGGTCAGAAAGATGTGTTTGAGTTGAAGAGTATCGGGAAGAAACTAATGATTAGTGCTTCCGGCGCCAATGCTGCCGCAGTTGGATTGAACTGGTATCTAAAATACTATTGTAATCGCTCCATGTCGCACATGGGTGATAACCTTTCGGCAGTATATCCAATTCCACAGGTACAGAAGAAAGTTCGCGTTGAAGCTCCTGCCAAATACCGTTATGCTTTAAACTATTGTACGTATAACTATACCATGAGCTTTTACGACTGGAAAGATTGGGAGCATGAGCTGGACTGGATGGCTTTAAATGGCGTTAACCTGATGCTCACCGTAAATGGCATGGAAGCCGTATGGCAGAATACACTGAAGCAGATCGGCTATTCTGATCAGGAGATTAACGATTTTTTAGTTGGACCGGCTTATACCGCCTGGTGGCTGATGGGAAACATTCAGGGGTGGGGAGGCCCGATGCCTCAAAGTCAGATCGATGGTCGTAAAGCTTTACAGCAAAAAATGATGGCCAGGATGAAAGAACTGGGCATAGCGCCAGTATTACAAGGGTTTTATGGAATGGTTCCTGCATCTTTGAAAGATAAGGGTAAAGCGCAAATTATTGACCAAAAAACCTGGGGTGCATTTAAACGACCAGATATTTTAGTTCCTGATCGGGCTGACTTCACCAGAATAGCAGGTATATATTATGCTGAACTTCGGAAAGCATATGGAAAAGACATCCGCTTTTTTGCAGGTGATCCTTTTCATGAAGGTGGAATCACCGAGGGCATAGACTTGAAGGCAGCAGGCAAATCTATTCAAATGGAGATGCAAAAGAGTTTTCCCGGATCAATATGGGTTCTTCAAGGCTGGCAGGATAATCCCAAACAGCAAATGCTTGATGGCCTTGATAAGTCACATGTGCTGGTACAGGAGCTGTTTGGCGAATTCACCAACAACTGGGAGAAAAGGAAGGGTTACGACGCTACGCCATTTATTTGGAGTGTGGTAAACAATTTTGGCGAAAGACCAGGGCTGTACGGGAAACTGCAACGCTTTGCAGACGAAGTAGACAGGATCAGAAAAGGCCCGTACAAGGATGTTTTAAGCGGAGTAGGGATTATGCCGGAGGGGCTCAATAATAATCCGCCGGTATACGACCTGATGTTGGAGCTGGGCTGGAGAAATGACCATGTGGAGGTTAAAGACTGGTTGAGCAGTTATACTAAATACCGCTATGGAAACTCAAACCCTCATATTGATAAAGCCTGGCAGGGTTTTCTCGAAACCATTTATCAAAGCATTCCGGGTTATCAGGAAGGGGCTAGTGAATCGGTTTTTTGCATCCGTCCGGCACTTGATACGAAGGCTGTTTCTCATTGGGGCACCCGGGTGAGAACCTATGATCTTATAAAATTTAAAGAGGCGGCGCTGGAATTCGCAAAAGCAGCACCAGAATTTAAAAATTCTGATACTTACCAGATTGATCTGATCAATATTTTAAGACAGGTATTGGCCAATGATGGTGAGCAGGTTTTTCAGGCGATGATTAAGGCTTACCAGGAGAAAAACACGGAGCAGTTTACCAAAGTATCCGCTCAGTTTCTTGACATGATCCGTTTAACCGACGATCTGTTATCTGCACACCCTTATTACCGGTTGAATACTTACAAAACCCAGGCTTTAAGTTTGGGAAAAACAAAGGAAGAGAAAAAGCTGAACCTCCAAAACGCGATGATGCTGATCACTTATTGGGGCGAAAACAACCCGGCAGAAGATAACCTGCATGATTATGCCTATAAGGAATGGGGAGGCTTAATGAAGGATTATTACCTGGTTAGGTGGAAGATGTATATCGAATATTTACAGCAAGAGCTCCAGGGCAAGAACATGCAAGCTCCCAAATTTTTTGATTGGGAGCGTGCATGGGTAACGCAAAATATGGAACTCAAAGCAGAGAGGAAGGTTAAGCCTCTATCTGAGGTAGTTGCTGAAGTTCTAAAATTGAAAACAGTTGCTCAATAACCTGATGAGGCTGATCACTAATGATATTCCTGTTGTCTAAAATAACAACAGGAATATTGTACCTTTTTAACTGTTCAATCTGCTTTAAAGGTGTTCTGGGTTTGCTCAGGGCAATCAGAATACCGTCAACCCTCACATTCATCATGTTTTCGAGGATTTGTCTTTCCTGCTCGGGTTTTTTAAATGACTGACCAAATATCACATTGTAATTTTTGTTATGGGAAAAGCGCTCAATTTTACTCAGGATAGAACAGTAAAAAGGTTCAGCAATATCCGGAAGCACAACACCTACGGTAAAGGTTTTTCCCTGTTTCAGGAATATGGCATTCTGATTAGGATGATAGTTTAACTCCTCGGCAATTTTATTGACCCTCATAGTAGTAACAAGTCCGATGCTTGGATGCCCTCTGAGGGCTCTGGATACTGTTGAAGGATTTATCTTTAGCCTTCTGGCTATATCTTTGATGGTAGGGATCTTTTCCATTTTTTTAATAGGTTAGCGTAAAACTTTGAACTGACGATTTTTAAGGTAGAA
This genomic interval carries:
- a CDS encoding glycosyl hydrolase codes for the protein MHMKKNIIVILGLLFAFPTISLPQSADLKKWPKGVSPEEVGSRVAVRFVATPHTNFNKPTPPRVITYAESCAWYGALKFAKASANSSLKNELIKRFEPMFAQEASMIPPVTNVDYAVFGAVPLQLFIQTGDKKYQEMGQAIADKQWAAPDSGVKVNPDQLAAFKSGYTWHTRMWIDDMFMITALQAQAYRVTKDDKYINRAAKEMVLYLDSLQRPNGLFYHAPDVPFFWARGNGWMAAGMAEILTSLPANNPDRSRILKGYQIMMASLLKYQAPSGLWRQLIDEPLSWEESSSTGMFAYAMVVGVKKGWLAKEKYAPAARKAWIGLVSYLDENANVKEVCEGTNKKNDKQYYLDRKRVTGDLHGQAPILWTAAALIEP
- a CDS encoding AraC family transcriptional regulator; translated protein: MKPQLLKVSTTPTQSFSVRRDLVPYMNNKWHYHPEIELIHLKKGVGTQFIGDNIKSFRSGDIVLVGPHLAHYWRFDDCYFKDQSNVQADVRVAHFSENFWGDQFLNLPENKAIKSLLENSRRGLQVNGKIKVKVAGLLERMLESDGASRIILLMEALNLIANCNQTVKLSSIGFKQDYDETSNIKINAIYNFTLENFRRKIHLEEIASVAVISPNSFCRYFKSKTGKTYSRFLTEIKVGHACRLLIENKLNIKQLCYESGFNNMASFHKYFKITTGKSPLSYQREFISQGTN
- a CDS encoding alpha-N-acetylglucosaminidase, whose protein sequence is MRKFTCLLLFLVPLNLLAQPFKSVQELIKRRTPWLTNQVVFKQLQSGQKDVFELKSIGKKLMISASGANAAAVGLNWYLKYYCNRSMSHMGDNLSAVYPIPQVQKKVRVEAPAKYRYALNYCTYNYTMSFYDWKDWEHELDWMALNGVNLMLTVNGMEAVWQNTLKQIGYSDQEINDFLVGPAYTAWWLMGNIQGWGGPMPQSQIDGRKALQQKMMARMKELGIAPVLQGFYGMVPASLKDKGKAQIIDQKTWGAFKRPDILVPDRADFTRIAGIYYAELRKAYGKDIRFFAGDPFHEGGITEGIDLKAAGKSIQMEMQKSFPGSIWVLQGWQDNPKQQMLDGLDKSHVLVQELFGEFTNNWEKRKGYDATPFIWSVVNNFGERPGLYGKLQRFADEVDRIRKGPYKDVLSGVGIMPEGLNNNPPVYDLMLELGWRNDHVEVKDWLSSYTKYRYGNSNPHIDKAWQGFLETIYQSIPGYQEGASESVFCIRPALDTKAVSHWGTRVRTYDLIKFKEAALEFAKAAPEFKNSDTYQIDLINILRQVLANDGEQVFQAMIKAYQEKNTEQFTKVSAQFLDMIRLTDDLLSAHPYYRLNTYKTQALSLGKTKEEKKLNLQNAMMLITYWGENNPAEDNLHDYAYKEWGGLMKDYYLVRWKMYIEYLQQELQGKNMQAPKFFDWERAWVTQNMELKAERKVKPLSEVVAEVLKLKTVAQ